The following are encoded together in the Mugil cephalus isolate CIBA_MC_2020 chromosome 18, CIBA_Mcephalus_1.1, whole genome shotgun sequence genome:
- the LOC124995611 gene encoding NACHT, LRR and PYD domains-containing protein 12-like, with amino-acid sequence MEEEEDRVSCLSMKSDRSKDHSPNFSGEPGPSDTKERKRSHVSVEEQLSCCALCQDVLKDPVTSSCGHWICRQCIISYWDQSASSGHSSCPQCGKRSKTNDVCLQEVLDEHKISLRRRCERVTEGTDVTGRGTLLNRIYTELYITEGQSEEVNTQHEVKQLETASKMKALHDTPIRCHDIFKALPDQQTHIRLVMTYGVAGVGKTFSVQKFTLDWAEGLENQDVSVVIVLSFRELNLIKDEQYSLLRLLHVFHPTLQKVTAEQLAVCKPLFIFDGLDESRLSLDFNNREVVSDVTQEASVNVLLTNLIKGKLLPSALVWITSRPAAANQIPPTCVDRVTEIRGFTDAQKEEYFRKRFSDKELSSRIISHIKTSRSLHILCGVPVFCWITATVLEHMLSTEQRGELPKTLTDMYSHFVMVQTKRKKNKYQDGHETSPQELMEADREVLLKLGRLAFEHLEEGNIMFYQEDLECCGLDVTEASVYSGVCTEIFKRESVIFQKSVYCFVHLSVQEFLAAVYMFHCYTNKKREVLKNFLGRDHQISAKSLDSFLCGAMKKSLLSTNGHLDLFVRFLHGLSLESNHRLLGGLLGQTENSPEIIQRAINKLKNMRNDNMSPDRSINIFHCLMEMNDLSVHQKIQEFLKSEKRSEMKLSVIQCSALAYRLQMSEEVLDELDLKKYNTTEEGRRRLISAVRNCREAQFTGCGLSETHCEVVSSALKSNPSYLTELDMSDNILEDSGVKHLSAGLESPNCRLETLRLKSCSLSEISCDFLGPALKSNPSHLKHLDLSDNNLKDSGVKQLCGFLESPDCRLETLSLENCWLTEISCDSLVSALKSNPSHLKHLDLTNNNLKDSGVKQLCGFLESPDCRLETLRLNSCSLSEISCDSLVSALKSNPSHLKHLELTNNNLKDSGVKQLCGFLESPDCRLETLGLKSCSLSEISCDSLGPALKSNPSHLKHLDLSLNNLKDSGVKQLCGFLESPDCRLETLRLKSCWLTEISCDSLVSALKSNPSHLKHLDLRGNNLKDSGVKQLCGFLESPDCRLETLRSVHCLLLL; translated from the exons atggaggaagaggaggacagagtcagctgtctgtctatgaagagtgacaggtccaAAGATCATTCTCCAAACTTCAGtggagaacctggaccctcagacacaaa agagaggaagaggagtcatgtttctgtggaggagcagttgtcctgctgtgctttgtgtcaggacgtcctgaaggatccagtcACAAGCAGCTGTGGACACTGGAtctgcagacagtgcatcaTCTCGTACTGGGACCAGTCTGCTTCATCAGgacactcctcctgtccccagtgtggGAAAAGATCCAAAACAA atgatgtttgtctgcaggaggttttagatgaacataagatcagtctgaggaggagatgtgaacgtgtgactgaaggaactgatgtaacaggaagaggaaccctcctcaacaggatctacactgagctctacatcacagagggacagagtgaagaggttaatacccaacatgaggtgaagcagcttgagacagcttccaagatgaaggccctccatgacactccaatcaggtgccacgacatctttaaagccttaccTGACCAACAGACACACATCAGACTGGTTATGACCTACGGCGTCGCTGgtgttggaaaaaccttctcagtgcagaagttcactctggactgggcagagggtttggaaaaccaagatgtcagtgtggtgattgtgctttcgttcagggagctgaacttgatcaaagatgagcagtacagtcttctcaggctgctccatgttttccatccaacattacagaaggtcacagcagagcagctggctgtctgtaaacctttgttcatctttgacggcctggatgaaagcagactttcactggACTTCAACAACCGTGAGGTTGTGTCCGATGTCACACAGGAAGCAtcagtcaacgtgctgctgacgaacctcatcaaggggaagctgcttccctcggctctggtctggatcacttccagacctgcagcagccaatcagatccctcctacatgtgttgacagggtaacagaaatacgaggcttcactgacgcccagaaggaggagtacttcaggaagaggttcagtgataaagagctgtccagcagaatcatctcccacatcaagacctccaggagcctccacatcctgtgtggagtcccagtcttctgctggatcactgctacagttctggagcacatgttgagtacagagcagagaggagagctgcccaagaccctgactgacatgtactcacactttgtgatggttcagacaaagaggaagaagaacaagtaccaaGATGGACATGAGACgagtccacaggagctgatggaggctgacagggaagttcttctgaagctggggaggctggcgtttgaacatctggaggaaggaaacatcatgttctaccaagaagacctggagtgctgtggtctggatgtgacagaggcctcagtgtactcaggagtttgtacagagatcttcaaaagagagagtgtgatcttccagaaatcagtctactgctttgttcatctgagcgttcaggagtttctggctgcagtctacatgttccactgttacaccaacaagaaGAGAGAGGTACTGAAGAACTTCCTGGGGAGAGACCACCAGATCTCCGCTAAGTCTCTGGATAGCTTCCTATGTGGAGCCATGAAGAAATCCCTGCTCAGTacaaatggtcacctggacctgtttgttcgcttccttcatggcctctctctggagtccaaccacagactcttaggaggtctgctgggtcagacagagaacagtccagagatcatccagagagccatcaacaagCTGAAGAATATGAGGAATGATAAcatgtctcctgacagaagcatcaacatcttccactgtctgatggagatgaatgacctctcagttcatcagaagatccaagagttcctgaagtcagagaagaGATCAGAGATGAAACTCTCTGTGATCCagtgctcagctctggcctacaggctgcagatgtcagaggaggttctggatgagttggacctgaagaAGTACAACACAACAGAGGAGGGACGTCGGAGACTGATctcagctgtgaggaactgcagagaggctca atttactggatgtggactctcagagactcactgtgaagttgtgtcctcagctctgaagtccaacccttcctatctgacagagctggacatgAGTGATAATatcctggaggattcaggagtgaagcatctgtctgctggactggagagtccaaactgtagactggagactctgag attgaagagctgcagtttgtcagagatcagctgtgattttctgggaccagctctgaagtccaacccctcccatctgaaacatctggacctgagtgacaacaacttgaaggattcaggagtgaagcagctgtgtggttttctggagagtccagactgtagactggagactctgag TTTGGAGAACTGCTGGTtgacagagatcagctgtgattctctggtctcagctctgaagtccaacccctcccatctgaaacatctggacctgactaacaacaacctgaaggattcaggagtgaagcagctctgtggttttctggagagtccagactgtagactggagactctgag attgaacagctgcagtttgtcagagatcagctgtgattctctggtctcagctctgaagtccaacccctcccatctgaaacatctggagctgactAACAACAActtgaaggattcaggagtgaagcagctgtgtggttttctggagagtccagactgtagactggagactctggg attgaagagctgcagtttgtcagagatcagctgtgattctctgggaccagctctgaagtccaacccctcccatctgaaacatctggacctgagtctcaacaacctgaaggattcaggagtgaagcagctgtgtggttttctggagagtccagactgtagactggagactctgag attgaagagctgctggttgacagagatcagctgtgattctctggtctcagctctgaagtccaacccctcccatctgaaacatctggacctgagaggaaacaacctgaaggattcaggagtgaagcagctgtgtggttttctggagagtccagactgtagactggagactctgaggtcagttcactgtctgttactgttgtag